One region of Chryseobacterium sp. C-71 genomic DNA includes:
- a CDS encoding aminotransferase class I/II-fold pyridoxal phosphate-dependent enzyme, with the protein MNNNKIWLSPPSIGGSELEYIQNALESNWVSQYGSNIDEFEKKLEQYLGENSHVSALSSGTAAIHLGLKLLKVEEGDFVICQSFTFVASANPILYLKAIPVFVDSEKDTWNICPNALEDAIKFCLSKGKKPKAIIAVSSYGMPFKVDEILALSKKYEIPVLEDSAEALGSKYKNKPCGTFGDLSVISFNGNKIITTSGGGILVSKTQSEKDKILFLATQSKDKADYYSHSEIGYNYKMSNISAGIGRGQMEVLEERIKQKRENHEFYKNLIENLEGFTLFSEPNEDFFSNFWLNTIMIENSNLSPEILKKHFAEVNIETRYLWKPMHLQPLYEKYHFFGNNFCGELFDRGLCLPSGTSLTDTCKDTISGVFKIMSI; encoded by the coding sequence TTGAATAACAATAAAATTTGGCTTTCACCACCCAGTATAGGGGGAAGTGAGCTAGAATATATACAAAACGCATTAGAATCAAATTGGGTTTCTCAATACGGCTCAAATATAGATGAATTTGAAAAAAAATTAGAACAATATTTGGGGGAGAATTCTCATGTTTCTGCTTTGTCTTCCGGAACTGCAGCTATTCATCTGGGGCTGAAACTTCTAAAGGTTGAAGAAGGTGATTTTGTGATTTGTCAGTCTTTTACTTTTGTGGCATCTGCCAATCCTATTTTATATCTAAAAGCAATTCCGGTATTCGTTGATAGCGAAAAAGATACTTGGAATATATGTCCTAATGCATTGGAAGATGCAATCAAATTTTGTTTAAGCAAAGGGAAAAAGCCGAAAGCCATTATTGCCGTTTCTTCATACGGAATGCCTTTTAAGGTTGACGAAATCTTGGCTTTGTCGAAAAAATATGAAATTCCGGTTTTGGAAGACAGTGCAGAAGCATTAGGGAGTAAATATAAAAATAAACCGTGCGGTACTTTTGGGGATTTGTCGGTCATTAGTTTTAATGGAAACAAAATCATAACCACTTCAGGTGGCGGAATATTGGTCTCAAAAACTCAGTCTGAGAAAGATAAAATTTTATTTTTGGCAACCCAATCAAAAGATAAAGCAGATTATTACAGCCATTCTGAAATAGGATATAATTATAAAATGAGTAACATCTCTGCTGGAATTGGTAGAGGGCAGATGGAAGTTTTAGAAGAGAGAATAAAGCAAAAGAGAGAAAATCATGAATTTTATAAGAATTTAATTGAAAATTTAGAAGGTTTTACTCTTTTTTCAGAACCAAATGAAGATTTTTTTTCTAATTTTTGGTTAAATACCATCATGATTGAAAATAGTAATTTGTCACCTGAAATACTTAAAAAGCATTTTGCAGAAGTAAATATTGAAACAAGGTACCTTTGGAAGCCCATGCATCTTCAGCCTTTGTATGAAAAATATCATTTTTTCGGGAATAATTTCTGTGGTGAGCTTTTTGATAGAGGGTTGTGTTTGCCTTCAGGCACTTCTCTTACAGATACTTGTAAGGATACTATAAGTGGGGTATTTAAAATTATGTCAATTTAA